One Panicum virgatum strain AP13 chromosome 9K, P.virgatum_v5, whole genome shotgun sequence genomic region harbors:
- the LOC120650056 gene encoding histone-lysine N-methyltransferase ASHR1-like isoform X2 → MITSNTTRLFLCETSGSGRGRMANWAEQLQRELAGRGLAVASIPGKGRGLVASRTFFPGEVIISQEPYASTSNKILVGSSCDHCFASDNLRKCSVCRVTWYCSSDCQKVEWKLHQLECRAMAALTEDRKKMLTPTIRLMVRLVLKRKLQNEKVIPSSCIDNYYLVDALESHISEVDENQLVLYAQMANLVDLILPSVELDLKEIAHTFSKFACNAHTICDSELRPLGTGLYPVISIINHSCVPNAVLTFDGRTAYVRALQPIGKDEEVSISYIETAAVTKKRQNDLKQYFFTCTCPRCVKGSEDDALLESYRCKNQACDGFLLPESGEKAYTCQKCSISRDEEEVKKMTREIVLLSDKASSLLKSGNTTEAGSIYKTIEQLEQKLYHAFSITLLHTRETLLKIYMELQDWQTALTYCKSTIPVYERVYPPFHPMIGLQFYTCGKLEWLLECTEDALKSLTKAADILRITHGTKSQFMKELFGKIEEARAEVSFRLSSGPGHDEQFS, encoded by the exons ATGATAACGTCGAACACCACTCGCCTGTTTCTTTGCGAAACTTCTGGTTCTGGGCGCGGGAGGATGGCGAATTGGGCGGAGCAGCTGCAgcgcgagctcgccggccgcggcctcgccgtcgcctccaTTCCCGGAAAGGGACGGGGCCTCGTTGCCTCCCGCACCTTCTTCCCAG GGGAAGTCATTATCAGCCAAGAACCTTACGCTTCTACATCCAACAAGATTTTAGTCGGATCAAGCTGCGACCATTGTTTCGCGTCTGACAACCTGAGGAAGTGCTCGGTTTGCCGAGTTACTTGGTACTGCAGCAGCGATTGCCAG AAAGTAGAATGGAAACTACATCAGCTCGAGTGTAGAGCGATGGCAGCGCTTACGGAGGACAGAAAAAAGATGCTTACTCCCACAATTCGTTTGATGGTGAGGCTGGTACTGAAAAGAAAATTGCAAAATGAGAAG GTCATTCCATCTTCATGCATTGATAACTACTATCTAGTGGATGCCTTGGAGTCCC ATATATCGGAGGTTGATGAAAATCAACTTGTACTCTATGCTCAGATGGCCAATCTTGTGGACCTCATTCTTCCTTCGGTTGAACTTGATCTTAAGGAAATTGCACATACTTTTTCTAAG TTTGCCTGCAATGCTCATACAATATGTGATTCTGAGCTTAGACCTCTTGGGACTGGATTGTACCCTGTTATATCTATAATTAACCACAG TTGTGTACCAAATGCAGTTCTGACATTTGATGGTCGGACAGCTTATGTTCGCGCTTTGCAACCTATAGGGAAAGATGAAGAG GTGTCGATAAGCTACATCGAGACTGCAGCAGTAACTAAGAAGAGACAGAATGATCTGAAGCAGTACTTCTTCACCTGCACATGCCCACGCTGTGTCAAG GGTTCTGAAGACGATGCTCTACTTGAGAGTTATAGATGCAAGAACCAAGCATGTGATGGGTTTCTGCTGCCTGAGTCAG GAGAAAAGGCTTACACATGCCAGAAATGTAGCATTTCTAGAGATGAGGAAGAGGTCAAAAAGATGACAAGAGAAATTGTACTGCTATCAGATAAAGCATCTTCACTTCTTAAGTCAGGAA ATACCACTGAAGCAGGTTCTATCTACAAGACAATTGAGCAGTTAGAGCAGAAGCTCTACCATGCTTTCTCAATCACTTTGCTGCACACACGTGAAACACTGCTGAAG ATATACATGGAGTTACAAGATTGGCAGACTGCATTGACGTATTGCAAATCAACAATTCCTGTTTATGAAA GAGTTTATCCACCATTTCATCCAATGATCGGATTACAATTCTATACTTGCGGAAAGCTTGAATG GCTGCTCGAGTGCACAGAGGACGCTCTGAAATCTCTAACCAAGGCCGCAGATATACTTAGAATAACACATGGCACAAAATCACAGTTCATGAAGGAGCTCTTTGGCAAGATAGAGGAAGCAAGGGCTGAAGTTTCTTTTAGGCTATCCTCCGGTCCTGGGCATGATGAGCAATTTTCATGA
- the LOC120650056 gene encoding histone-lysine N-methyltransferase ASHR1-like isoform X1, producing the protein MITSNTTRLFLCETSGSGRGRMANWAEQLQRELAGRGLAVASIPGKGRGLVASRTFFPGEVIISQEPYASTSNKILVGSSCDHCFASDNLRKCSVCRVTWYCSSDCQKVEWKLHQLECRAMAALTEDRKKMLTPTIRLMVRLVLKRKLQNEKVIPSSCIDNYYLVDALESHISEVDENQLVLYAQMANLVDLILPSVELDLKEIAHTFSKFACNAHTICDSELRPLGTGLYPVISIINHSCVPNAVLTFDGRTAYVRALQPIGKDEEVSISYIETAAVTKKRQNDLKQYFFTCTCPRCVKGSEDDALLESYRCKNQACDGFLLPESGEKAYTCQKCSISRDEEEVKKMTREIVLLSDKASSLLKSGRKIDTTEAGSIYKTIEQLEQKLYHAFSITLLHTRETLLKIYMELQDWQTALTYCKSTIPVYERVYPPFHPMIGLQFYTCGKLEWLLECTEDALKSLTKAADILRITHGTKSQFMKELFGKIEEARAEVSFRLSSGPGHDEQFS; encoded by the exons ATGATAACGTCGAACACCACTCGCCTGTTTCTTTGCGAAACTTCTGGTTCTGGGCGCGGGAGGATGGCGAATTGGGCGGAGCAGCTGCAgcgcgagctcgccggccgcggcctcgccgtcgcctccaTTCCCGGAAAGGGACGGGGCCTCGTTGCCTCCCGCACCTTCTTCCCAG GGGAAGTCATTATCAGCCAAGAACCTTACGCTTCTACATCCAACAAGATTTTAGTCGGATCAAGCTGCGACCATTGTTTCGCGTCTGACAACCTGAGGAAGTGCTCGGTTTGCCGAGTTACTTGGTACTGCAGCAGCGATTGCCAG AAAGTAGAATGGAAACTACATCAGCTCGAGTGTAGAGCGATGGCAGCGCTTACGGAGGACAGAAAAAAGATGCTTACTCCCACAATTCGTTTGATGGTGAGGCTGGTACTGAAAAGAAAATTGCAAAATGAGAAG GTCATTCCATCTTCATGCATTGATAACTACTATCTAGTGGATGCCTTGGAGTCCC ATATATCGGAGGTTGATGAAAATCAACTTGTACTCTATGCTCAGATGGCCAATCTTGTGGACCTCATTCTTCCTTCGGTTGAACTTGATCTTAAGGAAATTGCACATACTTTTTCTAAG TTTGCCTGCAATGCTCATACAATATGTGATTCTGAGCTTAGACCTCTTGGGACTGGATTGTACCCTGTTATATCTATAATTAACCACAG TTGTGTACCAAATGCAGTTCTGACATTTGATGGTCGGACAGCTTATGTTCGCGCTTTGCAACCTATAGGGAAAGATGAAGAG GTGTCGATAAGCTACATCGAGACTGCAGCAGTAACTAAGAAGAGACAGAATGATCTGAAGCAGTACTTCTTCACCTGCACATGCCCACGCTGTGTCAAG GGTTCTGAAGACGATGCTCTACTTGAGAGTTATAGATGCAAGAACCAAGCATGTGATGGGTTTCTGCTGCCTGAGTCAG GAGAAAAGGCTTACACATGCCAGAAATGTAGCATTTCTAGAGATGAGGAAGAGGTCAAAAAGATGACAAGAGAAATTGTACTGCTATCAGATAAAGCATCTTCACTTCTTAAGTCAGGAA GGAAAATAGATACCACTGAAGCAGGTTCTATCTACAAGACAATTGAGCAGTTAGAGCAGAAGCTCTACCATGCTTTCTCAATCACTTTGCTGCACACACGTGAAACACTGCTGAAG ATATACATGGAGTTACAAGATTGGCAGACTGCATTGACGTATTGCAAATCAACAATTCCTGTTTATGAAA GAGTTTATCCACCATTTCATCCAATGATCGGATTACAATTCTATACTTGCGGAAAGCTTGAATG GCTGCTCGAGTGCACAGAGGACGCTCTGAAATCTCTAACCAAGGCCGCAGATATACTTAGAATAACACATGGCACAAAATCACAGTTCATGAAGGAGCTCTTTGGCAAGATAGAGGAAGCAAGGGCTGAAGTTTCTTTTAGGCTATCCTCCGGTCCTGGGCATGATGAGCAATTTTCATGA
- the LOC120650057 gene encoding probable plastid-lipid-associated protein 4, chloroplastic has translation MAPASLPLSFPRAAGAPLPPPAIPGSTSVAACPHVAAPSRGTGRRRGPRVALAAAPAGRQDGRWRAGVSSFSFLPSFFTGNKGEKDAEKAVRLKEGLLAAIAPLDRGAEATPEDKERVEQIVQQLEAVNQVKEPLKSDLLNGKWELLYTTSTSILQPQRPKYLRPFGKIYQAINADTLRAQNMETWPYFNQVTANLVPLNPRRVAVQFDYFKIFSLISIKAPGSGKGELEITYLDEELRVSRGDKGNLFVLKMVDPTYRVPL, from the exons aTGGCGCCCGCCTCGCTCCCGCTCTCCTttccgcgcgcggccggcgcgccTCTCCCGCCGCCAGCTATCCCCGGCAGCACCAGCGTCGCCGCCTGCCCCCACGTTGCCGCACCGTCGCGGGGCACCGGGCGGAGGAGAGGGCCGcgcgtcgcgctcgccgcggcgccggcggggcgccAGGACGGCCGGTGGAGGGCGGGCGTGtcgtccttctccttcctcccgtcGTTCTTCACGGGGAATAAAGGGGAGAAGGACGCCGAGAAGGCGGTGAGGCTCAAGGAGGGGCTCCTCGCCGCCATCGCGCCGCTCGACCGCGGCGCCGAGGCCACGCCCGAGGACAAGGAGCGCGTCGAGCAG ATTGttcagcagctggaggcggTGAACCAGGTGAAGGAACCGCTCAAGTCCGATCTCCTCAACGGCAAATGGGAGCTTCTCTACACCACCTCCACAAGCATACTGCAACCACAG AGGCCAAAGTATCTGAGGCCATTTGGGAAGATTTACCAAGCAATCAACGCGGACACTTTGAGAGCCCAAAACATGGAAACCTGGCCTTACTTTAATCAG GTTACTGCCAACTTGGTACCTCTTAATCCTAGAAGAGTGGCAGTTCAGTTTGATTACTTCAAGATATTTAGTTTG ATCTCAATCAAAGCGCCTGGAAGCGGTAAAGGTGAACTAGAAATTACTTATCTTGATGAAGAGCTCAG GGTTTCAAGAGGAGACAAGGGAAATTTGTTTGTATTGAAGATGGTTGACCCAACATACAGAGTTCCATTGTAA